One Dromiciops gliroides isolate mDroGli1 chromosome 3, mDroGli1.pri, whole genome shotgun sequence DNA segment encodes these proteins:
- the PGLYRP1 gene encoding peptidoglycan recognition protein 1, with protein sequence MTHWLLVLMAALPVLGQEAPNPENMLPGCPDIVQRSEWMGLPSKCPKKSLNLPVEYVVISHTAGSPCFSPAECEQQMRNIQAYHMNTLGWCDIAYNFLIGEDGLIYEGRGWSIIGAHTGPTWNPISLGISFMGNFMERGPAPRAIRAAQSLINCGKLHGVLTPQYMIKGHRDIQRTLSPGAKLYSNLQSWPHYHE encoded by the exons ATGACCCACTGGCTGCTTGTGCTCATGGCTGCCCTCCCAGTCTTGGGGCAGGAAGCCCCCAACCCGGAGAATATGCTGCCTGGCTGCCCAGACATTGTGCAGAGGTCTGAGTGGATGGGCCTGCCCTCAAAGTGCCCGAAGAAGTCCCTGAATCTGCCTGTGGAATACGTGGTGATCTCTCACACAGCCGGCAGTCCCTGCTTTTCACCGGCTGAATGCGAGCAACAAATGAGAAACATCCAGGCCTACCACATGAATACGCTGGGCTGGTGCGACATCGCATACAA CTTCCTGATTGGGGAGGATGGGCTCATCTACGAAGGGCGAGGATGGTCCATCATAGGAGCCCACACGGGCCCTACCTGGAACCCCATCTCCCTGGGGATCAGCTTCATGGGCAACTTCATGG AGCGAGGGCCTGCTCCCCGAGCCATCCGGGCAGCGCAGAGCCTCATCAACTGCGGCAAGCTTCACGGAGTCCTCACGCCTCAGTACATGATCAAGGGACACCGGGATATACAGCGCACTCTCTCCCCCGGGGCCAAGCTCTACTCCAATCTGCAGAGCTGGCCCCATTATCATGAGTGA
- the CCDC61 gene encoding LOW QUALITY PROTEIN: centrosomal protein CCDC61 (The sequence of the model RefSeq protein was modified relative to this genomic sequence to represent the inferred CDS: inserted 2 bases in 1 codon; deleted 4 bases in 4 codons; substituted 1 base at 1 genomic stop codon), with the protein MTHSFANKKQVRWRQGFSGWAAAAANDTLEARSLQPMSSGRTALRGGAPSAAVERQKRRRVTLGLGVSLGRFNMDQPAGLQVDYTFRGVEHVVRLAVSGEVLELEVEDRMTTDQWRGEFDAAFIEDLTHKTGNFKQFSIFCSMLESALTQSSESVTLDLLTYTDLEALRNRKVGPRPGPSVPRSAQLNSKRYLILIYSVEFDRIHYPLPLPYQGKPDPVVLQGIIRSLKEELAELRSRDGRDAEIRHLREQXADRAVSEKRELEVALGRAREEAGGRATTHREVAVLKAMVASLEEELRRERGQHHRAAXTEGPECRRLTQELEEVKSSERSLRARLKYLSSELAQYKQGRRIPSSGRSPQPRKDQRRTASQERNPSWGRGPARSSSQESNRGRGPARPSPSPTGIRPRFDPTAFVKAKERKQRELKLKSQQRNRLGSGEGSGSWGRARGRGPCTISREDGAPRGRTRSSSVESFRSRHSSLSSASEFEDFTKPPPSRGLRRQPCARKPLSPSSWNGSGEIPGLASGHRRRQASSTPTPRGQNFGKGELLGGPPLDLSEIDARLQALQEYMNRLDTRT; encoded by the exons ATGACGCACTCCTTCGCCAATAAAAAACAAGTTCGATGGAGGCAGGGTTTTTCCGGATGGGCGGCCGCGGCGGCCAATGACACTCTGGAAGCTCGCTCTCTTCAGCCAATGAGCAGCGGGAGGACGGCACTGAGGGGCGGGGCTCCGTCAGCGGCAGTTGAACGACAGAAGAGGAGGCGGGTGACGCTGGGTCTCGGAGTGTCGTTGG GTAGGTTCAACATGGATCAGCCAGCAGGGCTGCAGGTGGACTACACCTTCCGGGGGGTGGAGCACGTGGTCCGCTTGGCTGTCAGCGGGGAGGTTTTGGAGCTGGAAGTGGAGGACAGAATGACCACTGACCAGTGGCGTGGCGAGTTTGATGCTGCCT TCATTGAAGACCTGACCCACAAGACTGGCAACTTCAAACAGTTCAGCATCTTTTGCAGCATGCTGGAGTCAGCCCTCACGCAG AGCAGTGAGTCTGTTACCCTGGACCTGCTGACCTACACGGACCTCGAAGCCCTTCGGAATCGTAAGGTGGGGCCGCGGCCTGGCCCCTCGGTCCCCCGCTCCGCCCAGCTCAACTCCAAGCGTTACCTGATCCTGATCTACTCAGTTGAGTTTGACAG GATCCACTACCCGCTGCCCCTCCCATACCAGGGCAAGCCCGACCCCGTGGTCCTGCAGGGCATCATTCGGTCCCTGAAGGAGGAGCTGGCGGAGCTTCGGTCCCGCGATGGGCGGGATGCTGAAATACGCCACCTCCGGGAGCAGTGA GCTGACCGGGCGGTAAGCGAGAAGAGAGAGCTGGAGGTGGCC CTGGGCCGGGCACGGGAAGAGGCCGGCGGCCGAGCC ACGACTCACCGGGAGGTGGCC GTTCTCAAGGCCATGGTGGCCAGCCTGGAAGAAGAGCTACGGAGG GAACGGGGTCAGCACCACCGGGCTGC GACGGAGGGGCCAGAGTGCCGCAGACTTACccaggag ctGGAAGAGGTGAAGTCGTCGGAGCGGAGCCTCCGGGCCAGGCTGAAGTACCTGTCCAGTGAGCTGGCCCAGTACAAGCAGGG GAGGCGGATCCCATCTTCAGGACGGTCCCCCCAGCCCCGCAAGGACCAGCGGCGAACAGCGTCTCAGGAGAGGAACCCGTCCTGGGGCCGAGGGCCCGCCCGATCCTCATCTCAGGAGAGCAACCGAGGCCGGGGCCCGGCCCGGCCCTCGCCCTCCCCGACAG GCATCCGGCCGCGCTTCGACCCTACAGCCTTTGTCAAGGCCAAAGAGCGGAAGCAGAGGGAGCTCAAGCTCAAGAG CCAGCAAAGGAATCGGCTGGGAAGCGGGGAAGGCTCGGGGAGCTGGGGTCGAGCCCGGGGCCGGGGCCCATGCACAATATCGAGAGAGGACGGGGCCCCCAGGGGCCGGACACGAAGCTCCTCTG tggagagttttaGGAGTCGCCACTCATCGCTGAGCTCGGCCAGTGAATTTGAGGACTTCACCAAGCCGCCACCTTCTCGAGG CCTTCGGAGGCAGCCCTGCGCTCGGAAGCCCCTGAGCCCGTCCTCCTGGAATGGCTCTGGAGAG ATCCCTGGGCTGGCCAGTGGCCACCGAAGACGCCAGGCCAGCAGCACCCCTACCCCGAGGGGCCAGAACTTTGGCAAAGGTGAACTCCTGGGAGGGCCGCCT CTTGACCTGTCAGAGATTGATGCCCGCCTGCAGGCCCTGCAGGAGTACATGAACAGGCTGGATACAAGGACGTGA